A window from Chrysemys picta bellii isolate R12L10 chromosome 2, ASM1138683v2, whole genome shotgun sequence encodes these proteins:
- the TIA1 gene encoding cytotoxic granule associated RNA binding protein TIA1 isoform X1, producing MEDEMPKTLYVGNLSRDVTEALILQLFSQIGPCKNCKMIMDTAGNDPYCFVEFYEHRHAAAALAAMNGRKIMGKEVKVNWATTPSSQKKDTSSSTVVSTLRSQDHFHVFVGDLSPEITTEDIKAAFAPFGRISDARVVKDMATGKSKGYGFVSFFNKWDAENAIQQMGGQWLGGRQIRTNWATRKPPAPKSTYESNTKQLSYDDVVNQSSPSNCTVYCGGVTSGLTEQLMRQTFSPFGQIMEIRVFPDKGYSFIRFNSHESAAHAIVSVNGTTIEGHVVKCYWGKETPDMINPIQQNQIGYPQAYGQWGQWYGNAQQIGQYMPNGWQVPAYGMYGQAWNQQGFNQTQSSAAWMGANYGVPPPQGQNGSVLTNQTGYRMAGFETQ from the exons ATGGAGGACGAAATGCCCAAGACCct ATATGTAGGGAACCTGTCAAGAGATGTGACTGAGGCACTAATCCTCCAGCTGTTCAGCCAGATTGGACCATGCAAAAACTGCAAAATGATCATGGAT ACAGCTGGAAATGATCCATACTGTTTTGTGGAGTTTTATGAACATCGTCACGCAGCTGCAGCATTAGCTGCTATGAATGGACGGAAGATAATGGGTAAG GAGGTCAAAGTGAACTGGGCAACAACCCCCAGCAGCCAGAAGAAAGATACCAGCA GTAGTACCGTTGTCAGCACACTGCGTTCACAAG ACCATTTCCATGTCTTTGTTGGAGACCTCAGTCCAGAAATTACAACTGAAGATATAAAAGCAGCTTTTGCACCGTTTGGAAGAATATC AGATGCACGAGTGGTTAAAGATATGGCAACAGGGAAATCTAAAGGATATGGCTTTGTTTCCTTCTTCAATAAATGG GATGCAGAAAATGCTATTCAGCAGATGGGTGGACAGTGGCTTGGTGGAAGACAAATCAGAACTAACTGGGCAACACGAAAACCTCCAGCTCCAAAGAGTACATATGAAT caaacACCAAGCAGCTGTCTTATGATGATGTTGTAAATCAGTCGAGCCCAAGCAACTGTACTGTATATTGTGGTGGTGTTACTTCAGGACTAACAG AACAGCTAATGCGCCAGACCTTTTCTCCATTTGGGCAGATAATGGAAATTCGAGTCTTCCCAGATAAAGGGTACTCTTTTATACG GTTCAATTCTCATGAAAGTGCTGCACATGCAATTGTTTCTGTCAATGGAACTACTATAGAAGGGCATGTTGTGAAGTGCTATTGGGGCAAAGAAACACCAGATATGATCAATCCAATCCAGCAG AATCAAATTGGATATCCACAGGCTTATGGCCAGTGGGGCCAGTGGTATGGAAATGCACAGCAAATTGGTCAGTACATGCCTAATGGTTGGCAAGTCCCTGCATATGGAATGTATGGACAGGCATGGAATCAGCAGGGATTTAA TCAGACACAGTCTTCTGCCGCATGGATGGGTGCAAATTACGGAGTTCCACCACCTCAGGGGCAGAATGGAAGTGTGTTAACTAATCAAACTGGATATCGCATGGCAGGTTTCGAAACTCAGTGA
- the TIA1 gene encoding cytotoxic granule associated RNA binding protein TIA1 isoform X2 — MEDEMPKTLYVGNLSRDVTEALILQLFSQIGPCKNCKMIMDTAGNDPYCFVEFYEHRHAAAALAAMNGRKIMGKEVKVNWATTPSSQKKDTSNHFHVFVGDLSPEITTEDIKAAFAPFGRISDARVVKDMATGKSKGYGFVSFFNKWDAENAIQQMGGQWLGGRQIRTNWATRKPPAPKSTYESNTKQLSYDDVVNQSSPSNCTVYCGGVTSGLTEQLMRQTFSPFGQIMEIRVFPDKGYSFIRFNSHESAAHAIVSVNGTTIEGHVVKCYWGKETPDMINPIQQNQIGYPQAYGQWGQWYGNAQQIGQYMPNGWQVPAYGMYGQAWNQQGFNQTQSSAAWMGANYGVPPPQGQNGSVLTNQTGYRMAGFETQ; from the exons ATGGAGGACGAAATGCCCAAGACCct ATATGTAGGGAACCTGTCAAGAGATGTGACTGAGGCACTAATCCTCCAGCTGTTCAGCCAGATTGGACCATGCAAAAACTGCAAAATGATCATGGAT ACAGCTGGAAATGATCCATACTGTTTTGTGGAGTTTTATGAACATCGTCACGCAGCTGCAGCATTAGCTGCTATGAATGGACGGAAGATAATGGGTAAG GAGGTCAAAGTGAACTGGGCAACAACCCCCAGCAGCCAGAAGAAAGATACCAGCA ACCATTTCCATGTCTTTGTTGGAGACCTCAGTCCAGAAATTACAACTGAAGATATAAAAGCAGCTTTTGCACCGTTTGGAAGAATATC AGATGCACGAGTGGTTAAAGATATGGCAACAGGGAAATCTAAAGGATATGGCTTTGTTTCCTTCTTCAATAAATGG GATGCAGAAAATGCTATTCAGCAGATGGGTGGACAGTGGCTTGGTGGAAGACAAATCAGAACTAACTGGGCAACACGAAAACCTCCAGCTCCAAAGAGTACATATGAAT caaacACCAAGCAGCTGTCTTATGATGATGTTGTAAATCAGTCGAGCCCAAGCAACTGTACTGTATATTGTGGTGGTGTTACTTCAGGACTAACAG AACAGCTAATGCGCCAGACCTTTTCTCCATTTGGGCAGATAATGGAAATTCGAGTCTTCCCAGATAAAGGGTACTCTTTTATACG GTTCAATTCTCATGAAAGTGCTGCACATGCAATTGTTTCTGTCAATGGAACTACTATAGAAGGGCATGTTGTGAAGTGCTATTGGGGCAAAGAAACACCAGATATGATCAATCCAATCCAGCAG AATCAAATTGGATATCCACAGGCTTATGGCCAGTGGGGCCAGTGGTATGGAAATGCACAGCAAATTGGTCAGTACATGCCTAATGGTTGGCAAGTCCCTGCATATGGAATGTATGGACAGGCATGGAATCAGCAGGGATTTAA TCAGACACAGTCTTCTGCCGCATGGATGGGTGCAAATTACGGAGTTCCACCACCTCAGGGGCAGAATGGAAGTGTGTTAACTAATCAAACTGGATATCGCATGGCAGGTTTCGAAACTCAGTGA
- the TIA1 gene encoding cytotoxic granule associated RNA binding protein TIA1 isoform X4 has protein sequence MIMDTAGNDPYCFVEFYEHRHAAAALAAMNGRKIMGKEVKVNWATTPSSQKKDTSNHFHVFVGDLSPEITTEDIKAAFAPFGRISDARVVKDMATGKSKGYGFVSFFNKWDAENAIQQMGGQWLGGRQIRTNWATRKPPAPKSTYESNTKQLSYDDVVNQSSPSNCTVYCGGVTSGLTEQLMRQTFSPFGQIMEIRVFPDKGYSFIRFNSHESAAHAIVSVNGTTIEGHVVKCYWGKETPDMINPIQQNQIGYPQAYGQWGQWYGNAQQIGQYMPNGWQVPAYGMYGQAWNQQGFNQTQSSAAWMGANYGVPPPQGQNGSVLTNQTGYRMAGFETQ, from the exons ATGATCATGGAT ACAGCTGGAAATGATCCATACTGTTTTGTGGAGTTTTATGAACATCGTCACGCAGCTGCAGCATTAGCTGCTATGAATGGACGGAAGATAATGGGTAAG GAGGTCAAAGTGAACTGGGCAACAACCCCCAGCAGCCAGAAGAAAGATACCAGCA ACCATTTCCATGTCTTTGTTGGAGACCTCAGTCCAGAAATTACAACTGAAGATATAAAAGCAGCTTTTGCACCGTTTGGAAGAATATC AGATGCACGAGTGGTTAAAGATATGGCAACAGGGAAATCTAAAGGATATGGCTTTGTTTCCTTCTTCAATAAATGG GATGCAGAAAATGCTATTCAGCAGATGGGTGGACAGTGGCTTGGTGGAAGACAAATCAGAACTAACTGGGCAACACGAAAACCTCCAGCTCCAAAGAGTACATATGAAT caaacACCAAGCAGCTGTCTTATGATGATGTTGTAAATCAGTCGAGCCCAAGCAACTGTACTGTATATTGTGGTGGTGTTACTTCAGGACTAACAG AACAGCTAATGCGCCAGACCTTTTCTCCATTTGGGCAGATAATGGAAATTCGAGTCTTCCCAGATAAAGGGTACTCTTTTATACG GTTCAATTCTCATGAAAGTGCTGCACATGCAATTGTTTCTGTCAATGGAACTACTATAGAAGGGCATGTTGTGAAGTGCTATTGGGGCAAAGAAACACCAGATATGATCAATCCAATCCAGCAG AATCAAATTGGATATCCACAGGCTTATGGCCAGTGGGGCCAGTGGTATGGAAATGCACAGCAAATTGGTCAGTACATGCCTAATGGTTGGCAAGTCCCTGCATATGGAATGTATGGACAGGCATGGAATCAGCAGGGATTTAA TCAGACACAGTCTTCTGCCGCATGGATGGGTGCAAATTACGGAGTTCCACCACCTCAGGGGCAGAATGGAAGTGTGTTAACTAATCAAACTGGATATCGCATGGCAGGTTTCGAAACTCAGTGA
- the TIA1 gene encoding cytotoxic granule associated RNA binding protein TIA1 isoform X3, with product MIMDTAGNDPYCFVEFYEHRHAAAALAAMNGRKIMGKEVKVNWATTPSSQKKDTSSSTVVSTLRSQDHFHVFVGDLSPEITTEDIKAAFAPFGRISDARVVKDMATGKSKGYGFVSFFNKWDAENAIQQMGGQWLGGRQIRTNWATRKPPAPKSTYESNTKQLSYDDVVNQSSPSNCTVYCGGVTSGLTEQLMRQTFSPFGQIMEIRVFPDKGYSFIRFNSHESAAHAIVSVNGTTIEGHVVKCYWGKETPDMINPIQQNQIGYPQAYGQWGQWYGNAQQIGQYMPNGWQVPAYGMYGQAWNQQGFNQTQSSAAWMGANYGVPPPQGQNGSVLTNQTGYRMAGFETQ from the exons ATGATCATGGAT ACAGCTGGAAATGATCCATACTGTTTTGTGGAGTTTTATGAACATCGTCACGCAGCTGCAGCATTAGCTGCTATGAATGGACGGAAGATAATGGGTAAG GAGGTCAAAGTGAACTGGGCAACAACCCCCAGCAGCCAGAAGAAAGATACCAGCA GTAGTACCGTTGTCAGCACACTGCGTTCACAAG ACCATTTCCATGTCTTTGTTGGAGACCTCAGTCCAGAAATTACAACTGAAGATATAAAAGCAGCTTTTGCACCGTTTGGAAGAATATC AGATGCACGAGTGGTTAAAGATATGGCAACAGGGAAATCTAAAGGATATGGCTTTGTTTCCTTCTTCAATAAATGG GATGCAGAAAATGCTATTCAGCAGATGGGTGGACAGTGGCTTGGTGGAAGACAAATCAGAACTAACTGGGCAACACGAAAACCTCCAGCTCCAAAGAGTACATATGAAT caaacACCAAGCAGCTGTCTTATGATGATGTTGTAAATCAGTCGAGCCCAAGCAACTGTACTGTATATTGTGGTGGTGTTACTTCAGGACTAACAG AACAGCTAATGCGCCAGACCTTTTCTCCATTTGGGCAGATAATGGAAATTCGAGTCTTCCCAGATAAAGGGTACTCTTTTATACG GTTCAATTCTCATGAAAGTGCTGCACATGCAATTGTTTCTGTCAATGGAACTACTATAGAAGGGCATGTTGTGAAGTGCTATTGGGGCAAAGAAACACCAGATATGATCAATCCAATCCAGCAG AATCAAATTGGATATCCACAGGCTTATGGCCAGTGGGGCCAGTGGTATGGAAATGCACAGCAAATTGGTCAGTACATGCCTAATGGTTGGCAAGTCCCTGCATATGGAATGTATGGACAGGCATGGAATCAGCAGGGATTTAA TCAGACACAGTCTTCTGCCGCATGGATGGGTGCAAATTACGGAGTTCCACCACCTCAGGGGCAGAATGGAAGTGTGTTAACTAATCAAACTGGATATCGCATGGCAGGTTTCGAAACTCAGTGA
- the TIA1 gene encoding cytotoxic granule associated RNA binding protein TIA1 isoform X5: MATGKSKGYGFVSFFNKWDAENAIQQMGGQWLGGRQIRTNWATRKPPAPKSTYESNTKQLSYDDVVNQSSPSNCTVYCGGVTSGLTEQLMRQTFSPFGQIMEIRVFPDKGYSFIRFNSHESAAHAIVSVNGTTIEGHVVKCYWGKETPDMINPIQQNQIGYPQAYGQWGQWYGNAQQIGQYMPNGWQVPAYGMYGQAWNQQGFNQTQSSAAWMGANYGVPPPQGQNGSVLTNQTGYRMAGFETQ; this comes from the exons ATGGCAACAGGGAAATCTAAAGGATATGGCTTTGTTTCCTTCTTCAATAAATGG GATGCAGAAAATGCTATTCAGCAGATGGGTGGACAGTGGCTTGGTGGAAGACAAATCAGAACTAACTGGGCAACACGAAAACCTCCAGCTCCAAAGAGTACATATGAAT caaacACCAAGCAGCTGTCTTATGATGATGTTGTAAATCAGTCGAGCCCAAGCAACTGTACTGTATATTGTGGTGGTGTTACTTCAGGACTAACAG AACAGCTAATGCGCCAGACCTTTTCTCCATTTGGGCAGATAATGGAAATTCGAGTCTTCCCAGATAAAGGGTACTCTTTTATACG GTTCAATTCTCATGAAAGTGCTGCACATGCAATTGTTTCTGTCAATGGAACTACTATAGAAGGGCATGTTGTGAAGTGCTATTGGGGCAAAGAAACACCAGATATGATCAATCCAATCCAGCAG AATCAAATTGGATATCCACAGGCTTATGGCCAGTGGGGCCAGTGGTATGGAAATGCACAGCAAATTGGTCAGTACATGCCTAATGGTTGGCAAGTCCCTGCATATGGAATGTATGGACAGGCATGGAATCAGCAGGGATTTAA TCAGACACAGTCTTCTGCCGCATGGATGGGTGCAAATTACGGAGTTCCACCACCTCAGGGGCAGAATGGAAGTGTGTTAACTAATCAAACTGGATATCGCATGGCAGGTTTCGAAACTCAGTGA